The Musa acuminata AAA Group cultivar baxijiao chromosome BXJ1-3, Cavendish_Baxijiao_AAA, whole genome shotgun sequence genome window below encodes:
- the LOC103979243 gene encoding beta-1,2-xylosyltransferase XYXT1 produces the protein MAISSDKTRSEVSEQIGFRSKVEAIEQRVTQKMGYEMILIKSLKRMEARKLGLALLVGFCVGVVACFISMTVSTAKQQLSNLPYVVNASPVAESSNYSQRSGRGRGAEGSNPSNDGATRTNQTSSSTRDDALSGGQTKGSNLESEGDKKTEARQPSKNQKEEIIESKQPEGDKKTEASQPSKNQKEEVNESKQPDGPRISKSTKSLTKAACDLSNPRTDVCDMEGDVRIHGKSASVVLVTDRRPRKSGRTKSWRIKPYARKFDKAAMAHVHEVSVRVSNGLGGIPACSTNHSDPAIVFALGGYTGNYYHDFTDVLIPLFITSRRFDGEVQFVIETTNLWWISKYEQILRSLSRHEIIFFNNDDRVHCYRRVVVGLHSHKALSIDPTRAPNGYSMVDFTKLMRVAYSLERDSPIRPGGAGAKKPRLLLISRQGSRRFTNLGEIVRTAEELDLEVVVTEAKMGSNVADIARVVNSCDVMMGVHGAGLTNFVFLPTNAVVIQIVPFGKLEDISRACFGYPSQDAGLHYLEYSVSEEESSLTELYPRDHAVFRDPKSIHRLGWIKMGEVYLDKQNVKLDVDRFRPLLLKARQLLHQ, from the exons ATGGCTATTTCCTCCGATAAGACTCGGTCGGAGGTTTCAGAGCAAATCGGCTTTAGATCAAAGGTGGAAGCCATAGAACAGAGAGTGACACAGAAGATGGGGTATGAGATGATCCTGATAAAGAGCTTGAAGCGGATGGAGGCGCGGAAGCTCGGATTGGCTTTGCTTGTAGGATTCTGCGTCGGCGTAGTCGCCTGCTTCATTTCCATGACGGTGTCTACAG CCAAACAGCAGCTATCTAATCTGCCTTACGTGGTTAATGCGTCTCCGGTGGCAGAGAGCAGCAACTATTCACAGAGATCAG GTCGAGGACGTGGCGCAGAGGGAAGCAACCCAAGCAACGATGGCGCTACCAGAACGAATCAGACTTCATCATCGACAAGAGACGACGCTCTTTCCGGTGGACAGACCAAGGGCAGTAATCTGGAGTCAG AAGGCGATAAGAAGACGGAGGCCAGACAACCAAGCAAAAACCAGAAGGAAGAGATCATTGAATCCAAACAACCAG AAGGCGATAAGAAGACGGAGGCCAGTCAACCAAGCAAAAACCAGAAGGAAGAGGTCAATGAATCCAAGCAACCAG ATGGACCAAGAATCAGTAAGTCCACGAAGTCCCTGACGAAGGCGGCTTGCGATCTCTCCAATCCGAGAACTGATGTCTGCGACATGGAAGGCGATGTTCGAATCCACGGGAAGTCTGCCTCTGTAGTTCTTGTCACCGATCGCCGACCTCGCAAATCAGGAAGAACGAAGTCGTGGCGGATCAAGCCTTACGCTCGCAAGTTCGACAAGGCCGCCATGGCGCACGTCCACGAGGTTTCGGTAAGAGTGTCGAATGGCCTCGGAGGCATCCCCGCCTGCAGCACGAACCACAGCGACCCGGCCATCGTGTTCGCGCTCGGAGGATACACCGGAAACTACTACCACGACTTCACCGACGTACTCATTCCACTGTTCATAACCTCGCGACGGTTCGACGGAGAGGTTCAATTCGTCATAGAGACCACTAACCTGTGGTGGATCTCCAAGTACGAGCAGATTCTTCGAAGTCTGTCGCGGCACGAGATCATCTTCTTCAACAACGACGACCGAGTCCACTGCTACCGACGTGTGGTGGTCGGCCTCCATAGCCACAAAGCCCTGTCCATCGACCCCACGAGAGCTCCGAACGGGTACTCCATGGTCGACTTCACGAAGCTCATGAGGGTCGCCTACTCGCTCGAGAGGGATTCCCCGATCAGACCGGGAGGAGCCGGGGCCAAGAAGCCGAGGCTGCTACTCATCTCGAGGCAGGGCAGTCGAAGGTTCACCAACTTGGGGGAGATCGTAAGGACGGCCGAGGAGTTGGACTTGGAGGTGGTGGTGACAGAGGCCAAGATGGGGAGTAACGTCGCTGACATCGCCAGGGTGGTGAACTCCTGCGACGTGATGATGGGGGTGCACGGCGCCGGGCTCACCAACTTCGTGTTCCTGCCGACCAACGCAGTGGTGATTCAGATAGTTCCTTTCGGCAAGCTGGAAGACATCTCCAGGGCATGCTTTGGATACCCTTCCCAGGACGCAGGCTTGCACTACCTGGAATACAGTGTGAGCGAGGAGGAGAGCAGTCTGACAGAGCTGTACCCGAGGGACCACGCCGTGTTCAGGGACCCCAAGTCCATTCACAGGCTGGGATGGATCAAGATGGGGGAGGTGTACCTGGACAAACAAAACGTGAAGCTTGACGTCGACAGGTTCCGACCTCTACTGCTAAAAGCTCGTCAACTTCTCCATCAATAG